The following proteins are co-located in the Gossypium hirsutum isolate 1008001.06 chromosome A02, Gossypium_hirsutum_v2.1, whole genome shotgun sequence genome:
- the LOC121209684 gene encoding E3 ubiquitin-protein ligase RNF185, which translates to MGSGFGESTSRLPPSPPCSGSTDNANDAGGFECNICFELAQDPIVTLCGHLFCWPCLYRWLHHHCHCHECPVCKALIQEEKLVPLYGRGKNHTDPRSKLYPGMEIPNRPTGQRPATAPPPPPEANPFGNYRFGLMGGFVPMATTRIGNFTMGFGGLLPSLFNIQSHGFPDATVYGTTSGFPFGYNTVHGSHPHGFPQPPTTRGQQADNVLKNLLLLIGVFVVLALLYW; encoded by the coding sequence ATGGGGAGCGGTTTTGGGGAATCAACAAGCAGACTACCCCCAAGTCCGCCTTGCTCGGGTAGTACTGATAATGCTAACGATGCCGGTGGTTTTGAATGCAATATCTGCTTCGAGTTAGCTCAAGACCCGATCGTCACTCTTTGCGGTCACCTCTTTTGTTGGCCGTGTCTATACAGATGGTTACACCATCACTGTCATTGCCATGAATGCCCTGTTTGCAAAGCCCTCATACAAGAGGAAAAACTCGTTCCTCTTTATGGTAGGGGCAAAAACCATACCGATCCACGTTCAAAATTGTATCCCGGCATGGAAATCCCTAACCGTCCCACAGGGCAAAGACCGGCAACTGCTCCTCCTCCTCCCCCAGAAGCCAATCCATTTGGCAATTACAGGTTTGGACTAATGGGAGGTTTCGTTCCAATGGCAACCACCAGGATCGGTAACTTCACAATGGGGTTTGGAGGCTTATTGCCATCATTGTTTAACATCCAGTCCCATGGATTCCCAGATGCTACTGTTTACGGAACAACTTCGGGGTTCCCTTTCGGGTACAATACAGTTCATGGCAGTCATCCTCATGGGTTTCCCCAGCCACCAACCACTCGAGGACAGCAAGCAGATAACGTGTTGAAGAATCTTCTTTTGTTGATCGGGGTCTTCGTAGTCCTTGCTCTGCTATATTGGTGA
- the LOC121209683 gene encoding probable galacturonosyltransferase-like 1 — protein MSKFALVIPPNKLHRHHHHRHHLFLLFLLISAVNAAPSLASTTTNNDQKFKEAPQFYNAPTCPSINGTTNEMCSHEAVHVAMTLDAAYSRGSMTAIFSILQHSSCPQNILFHFVSTSTADHRHLRLTITHSFPSLKFQIYPYDSSVVSGLISTSIRSALDSPLNYARNYLADLLPHCIHRIVYLDSDLVLVDDIAKLAATPLDENTVLAAPEYCNANFTSYFTPTFWSNPTLSLTFAGRKPCYFNTGVMVIDLQKWREGDYTTKIIEWMELQKRIRIYELGSLPPFLLVFAGTIAPVDHRWNQHGLGGDNYRGLCRNLHPGRVSLLHWSGKGKPWVRLDANRPCPLDALWAPYDLLQTPFALEP, from the coding sequence ATGTCCAAATTTGCATTAGTAATCCCACCAAATAAACTCCACCGACACCACCACCACCGTCACCACCTCTTCCTCCTTTTCCTCCTCATCTCCGCCGTAAATGCCGCCCCTTCCTTGGCTTCAACCACCACTAATAATGACCAAAAGTTCAAAGAAGCTCCACAATTTTATAACGCACCCACTTGTCCTTCCATTAATGGCACCACCAATGAAATGTGTTCCCATGAAGCTGTTCATGTAGCAATGACCCTCGATGCCGCCTATTCGCGTGGTTCAATGACAGCTATTTTTTCCATCCTGCAACACTCTTCTTGCCCTCAAAACATCCTTTTCCACTTCGTCTCCACCTCCACCGCCGACCACCGTCACCTCCGCCTTACAATCACCCACTCTTTCCCTTCCCTTAAGTTCCAAATCTACCCATACGACTCCTCCGTCGTGTCCGGCCTTATCTCAACATCCATCCGGTCAGCACTCGACTCCCCACTCAACTACGCCCGGAACTACCTCGCCGACCTCCTCCCTCATTGCATACACCGCATCGTTTACCTAGACTCCGACCTCGTCCTAGTCGACGACATAGCCAAACTCGCCGCCACCCCACTGGACGAAAACACCGTTCTCGCCGCCCCGGAATATTGCAACGCCAACTTCACTTCATACTTCACCCCAACCTTCTGGTCCAACCCCACACTTTCCCTAACCTTCGCCGGCCGGAAACCTTGTTACTTCAACACCGGTGTAATGGTCATAGACTTACAAAAATGGCGTGAGGGTGATTACACCACCAAAATCATCGAATGGATGGAGCTTCAAAAAAGAATAAGGATCTACGAGTTAGGTTCATTGCCACCATTTTTACTCGTCTTTGCAGGCACCATAGCACCTGTTGATCATAGATGGAACCAACACGGGCTTGGAGGTGACAATTATAGAGGATTATGCAGAAATTTACATCCGGGTCGGGTTAGTTTATTACACTGGAGTGGTAAAGGGAAGCCATGGGTGAGACTTGATGCTAATCGACCATGTCCTTTAGATGCTTTATGGGCTCCTTATGATCTGCTACAAACACCCTTTGCTTTAGAACCTTAA
- the LOC121209681 gene encoding probable vacuolar amino acid transporter YPQ1 isoform X3 gives MTQPYCVRENKPCIGWVQRYFRDCLCNLKDEFSFGFGIISLVCWGVAEIPQIITNFKTKSAHGVSLLFLLTWVAGDVFNLVGCLLEPATLPTQFYTALVEDEKEPLKPGKHEPGIPIPKSSSKPHPRREFYYTSARSLAGSGTPPFRTYLRVAKSGPSAMGLDGDSSSDDETVSVLSKKSGTQPRPIPRAAKSYGTFLAASLNLPFGSKALMEVKTGFTNRRLLQEHSMEHSAFGQWLGWLMAAIYMGGRIPQIWLNIKRGNVEGLNPLMFIFALIANATYVASILVRTTEWGHIKANMPWLLDAVVCVALDLFIILQYIYYKYFRQTVNSDGEDYGDYKEANKEVNP, from the exons ATGACTCAACCTTATTGTGTTAGAGAAAACAAACCCTGTATTGGTTGGGTTCAAAGATACTTCAGAGACTGTCTTTGTAATTTAAAAGATGAATTTTCTTTTGGGTTTGGGATTATTAGTTTGGTTTGTTGGGGTGTTGCAGAGATCCCTCAAATCATTACTAATTTCAAAACCAAGTCTGCTCATGGTGTTTCCCTCCTTTTTCTCCTCACTTGGGTTGCTGG tgaTGTGTTTAATCTTGTTGGTTGTCTTCTTGAACCTGCAACA TTGCCGACTCAGTTCTACACAGCTCTG GTTGAAGATGAGAAAGAACCATTGAAACCTGGCAAACATGAACCTGGAATTCCCATACCTAAGTCCTCAAGCAAACCCCATCCTCGTAGGGAATTTTATTACAC GTCAGCTAGATCTCTGGCTGGTAGTGGCACTCCACCTTTCCGAACATACTTGAGGGTAGCTAAAAGTGGTCCTTCAGCTATGGGACTCGACGGTGATTCGTCGTCCGATGATGAAACGGTTTCTGTTTTGTCCAAGAAGTCTGGAACTCAACCTAGGCCGATCCCGAGAGCC GCTAAAAGTTATGGCACATTTCTAGCCGCATCACTCAATTTGCCTTTTGGAAGTAAGGCCTTGATGGAAGTGAAAACCGGTTTTACCAATAGAAGGCTATTACAG GAGCATAGTATGGAGCATAGTGCATTTGGACAATGGCTGGGATGGCTAATGGCTGCCATATACATGGGAGGCCGAATCCCTCAAATATGGTTAAAT ATCAAAAGGGGCAATGTGGAG GGATTGAATCCTCTCATGTTCATCTTTGCATTGATAGCTAATGCAACTTATGTGGCAAG TATTCTAGTGAGAACCACCGAATGGGGACACATTAAAGCAAACATGCCATGGTTGCTAGATGCTGTTGTTTGCGTGGCATTGGATTTATTT ATCATATTGCAGTATATTTACTACAAGTATTTCAGACAGACAGTTAACAGTGATGGAGAAGATTATGGAGACTACAAGGAAGCAAATAAAGAAGTTAACCCTTGA
- the LOC121209681 gene encoding seven transmembrane protein 1 isoform X2, translating into MTQPYCVRENKPCIGWVQRYFRDCLCNLKDEFSFGFGIISLVCWGVAEIPQIITNFKTKSAHGVSLLFLLTWVAGDVFNLVGCLLEPATLPTQFYTALLYTISTVVLVLQSVYYDYINRWWKCRRIKTNDVVEDEKEPLKPGKHEPGIPIPKSSSKPHPRREFYYTSARSLAGSGTPPFRTYLRVAKSGPSAMGLDGDSSSDDETVSVLSKKSGTQPRPIPRAAKSYGTFLAASLNLPFGSKALMEVKTGFTNRRLLQEHSMEHSAFGQWLGWLMAAIYMGGRIPQIWLNIKRGNVEGLNPLMFIFALIANATYVASILVRTTEWGHIKANMPWLLDAVVCVALDLFRWQ; encoded by the exons ATGACTCAACCTTATTGTGTTAGAGAAAACAAACCCTGTATTGGTTGGGTTCAAAGATACTTCAGAGACTGTCTTTGTAATTTAAAAGATGAATTTTCTTTTGGGTTTGGGATTATTAGTTTGGTTTGTTGGGGTGTTGCAGAGATCCCTCAAATCATTACTAATTTCAAAACCAAGTCTGCTCATGGTGTTTCCCTCCTTTTTCTCCTCACTTGGGTTGCTGG tgaTGTGTTTAATCTTGTTGGTTGTCTTCTTGAACCTGCAACA TTGCCGACTCAGTTCTACACAGCTCTG CTCTATACAATAAGTACTGTGGTTCTAGTGTTGCAAAGTGTATACTATGATTATATCAACAGGTGGTGGAAATGTAGACGGATTAAAACCAACGACGTG GTTGAAGATGAGAAAGAACCATTGAAACCTGGCAAACATGAACCTGGAATTCCCATACCTAAGTCCTCAAGCAAACCCCATCCTCGTAGGGAATTTTATTACAC GTCAGCTAGATCTCTGGCTGGTAGTGGCACTCCACCTTTCCGAACATACTTGAGGGTAGCTAAAAGTGGTCCTTCAGCTATGGGACTCGACGGTGATTCGTCGTCCGATGATGAAACGGTTTCTGTTTTGTCCAAGAAGTCTGGAACTCAACCTAGGCCGATCCCGAGAGCC GCTAAAAGTTATGGCACATTTCTAGCCGCATCACTCAATTTGCCTTTTGGAAGTAAGGCCTTGATGGAAGTGAAAACCGGTTTTACCAATAGAAGGCTATTACAG GAGCATAGTATGGAGCATAGTGCATTTGGACAATGGCTGGGATGGCTAATGGCTGCCATATACATGGGAGGCCGAATCCCTCAAATATGGTTAAAT ATCAAAAGGGGCAATGTGGAG GGATTGAATCCTCTCATGTTCATCTTTGCATTGATAGCTAATGCAACTTATGTGGCAAG TATTCTAGTGAGAACCACCGAATGGGGACACATTAAAGCAAACATGCCATGGTTGCTAGATGCTGTTGTTTGCGTGGCATTGGATTTATTT AGATGGCAATAG
- the LOC121209681 gene encoding probable vacuolar amino acid transporter YPQ1 isoform X1 — protein sequence MTQPYCVRENKPCIGWVQRYFRDCLCNLKDEFSFGFGIISLVCWGVAEIPQIITNFKTKSAHGVSLLFLLTWVAGDVFNLVGCLLEPATLPTQFYTALLYTISTVVLVLQSVYYDYINRWWKCRRIKTNDVVEDEKEPLKPGKHEPGIPIPKSSSKPHPRREFYYTSARSLAGSGTPPFRTYLRVAKSGPSAMGLDGDSSSDDETVSVLSKKSGTQPRPIPRAAKSYGTFLAASLNLPFGSKALMEVKTGFTNRRLLQEHSMEHSAFGQWLGWLMAAIYMGGRIPQIWLNIKRGNVEGLNPLMFIFALIANATYVASILVRTTEWGHIKANMPWLLDAVVCVALDLFIILQYIYYKYFRQTVNSDGEDYGDYKEANKEVNP from the exons ATGACTCAACCTTATTGTGTTAGAGAAAACAAACCCTGTATTGGTTGGGTTCAAAGATACTTCAGAGACTGTCTTTGTAATTTAAAAGATGAATTTTCTTTTGGGTTTGGGATTATTAGTTTGGTTTGTTGGGGTGTTGCAGAGATCCCTCAAATCATTACTAATTTCAAAACCAAGTCTGCTCATGGTGTTTCCCTCCTTTTTCTCCTCACTTGGGTTGCTGG tgaTGTGTTTAATCTTGTTGGTTGTCTTCTTGAACCTGCAACA TTGCCGACTCAGTTCTACACAGCTCTG CTCTATACAATAAGTACTGTGGTTCTAGTGTTGCAAAGTGTATACTATGATTATATCAACAGGTGGTGGAAATGTAGACGGATTAAAACCAACGACGTG GTTGAAGATGAGAAAGAACCATTGAAACCTGGCAAACATGAACCTGGAATTCCCATACCTAAGTCCTCAAGCAAACCCCATCCTCGTAGGGAATTTTATTACAC GTCAGCTAGATCTCTGGCTGGTAGTGGCACTCCACCTTTCCGAACATACTTGAGGGTAGCTAAAAGTGGTCCTTCAGCTATGGGACTCGACGGTGATTCGTCGTCCGATGATGAAACGGTTTCTGTTTTGTCCAAGAAGTCTGGAACTCAACCTAGGCCGATCCCGAGAGCC GCTAAAAGTTATGGCACATTTCTAGCCGCATCACTCAATTTGCCTTTTGGAAGTAAGGCCTTGATGGAAGTGAAAACCGGTTTTACCAATAGAAGGCTATTACAG GAGCATAGTATGGAGCATAGTGCATTTGGACAATGGCTGGGATGGCTAATGGCTGCCATATACATGGGAGGCCGAATCCCTCAAATATGGTTAAAT ATCAAAAGGGGCAATGTGGAG GGATTGAATCCTCTCATGTTCATCTTTGCATTGATAGCTAATGCAACTTATGTGGCAAG TATTCTAGTGAGAACCACCGAATGGGGACACATTAAAGCAAACATGCCATGGTTGCTAGATGCTGTTGTTTGCGTGGCATTGGATTTATTT ATCATATTGCAGTATATTTACTACAAGTATTTCAGACAGACAGTTAACAGTGATGGAGAAGATTATGGAGACTACAAGGAAGCAAATAAAGAAGTTAACCCTTGA